One Fibrobacter sp. UWB2 DNA window includes the following coding sequences:
- the thiC gene encoding phosphomethylpyrimidine synthase ThiC, translated as MSESNGFFKPFPQSRKIYVPGKIFPDLKVAMREISLDDPKCPVLPVYDTSGAYGDPDKTIDVKKGLERIREPWIRERLEKDGAHKTQMQYAREGVITREMEYVAIRENQKMDEIFGSSGDAITPEFVRKELAEGRAIIPANVNHPECEPMIIGRNFLTKINSNIGNSSVASSIEQEVEKMVWSVRWGADTVMDLSTGKDIHETREWILRNSPVPIGTVPMYQALEKVNGIADDLTWEVFRDTLIEQAEQGVDYFTIHAGLLLKYIPFALERTTGIVSRGGSIIARWCMVHKQENFLYTHFDEICDILAKYDVCVSLGDGLRPGSIADANDMAQFSELDTLGELTEIAWKKGVQVIIEGPGHVPMHKIRENMDRQIEMCHNAPFYTLGPLTTDIAPGYDHITSAIGAAMIGWFGTAMLCYVTPKEHLGLPDKNDVREGVVTYKLAAHAADLAKGHFAAHFRDDALSRARFSFRWNDQFALSLDPERAVEFHDETLPGNNAKSSHFCSMCGPKFCSMRISKDIQEYVKTGKLDPNSDPLK; from the coding sequence ATGTCTGAATCCAACGGCTTTTTCAAGCCTTTTCCGCAGTCTCGCAAGATTTATGTCCCCGGCAAGATTTTCCCGGATTTGAAAGTCGCCATGCGCGAAATTTCGCTCGACGACCCGAAATGCCCTGTGCTCCCTGTTTACGATACGAGTGGCGCTTATGGCGACCCCGACAAGACGATTGATGTAAAGAAAGGACTTGAACGCATTCGTGAACCGTGGATCCGCGAACGCTTGGAAAAAGACGGCGCCCACAAGACTCAGATGCAGTACGCCCGCGAAGGCGTGATTACTCGCGAAATGGAATACGTCGCCATCCGCGAAAACCAGAAGATGGACGAAATTTTTGGCAGTAGCGGTGACGCCATCACGCCGGAATTCGTGCGCAAGGAACTCGCCGAAGGCCGCGCCATCATCCCTGCCAACGTAAACCACCCGGAATGCGAACCGATGATCATCGGCCGTAACTTCCTCACAAAAATCAATTCCAACATCGGTAACTCTTCTGTCGCTTCTTCCATTGAACAGGAAGTCGAAAAGATGGTCTGGTCCGTACGCTGGGGTGCCGATACGGTGATGGACCTCTCGACCGGCAAGGACATTCACGAAACACGCGAATGGATTTTGCGCAACAGCCCGGTACCTATAGGAACAGTGCCGATGTACCAGGCTCTCGAAAAGGTGAACGGCATTGCCGACGACCTCACGTGGGAAGTGTTCCGCGATACGCTTATTGAACAGGCAGAACAGGGCGTCGACTACTTTACAATCCACGCAGGACTTTTGCTCAAGTACATTCCGTTTGCCTTGGAACGCACGACAGGCATCGTAAGCCGTGGCGGTTCTATCATCGCCCGCTGGTGCATGGTCCACAAGCAAGAGAACTTCCTTTACACGCACTTCGACGAAATCTGCGACATTCTCGCCAAATACGACGTTTGCGTTTCTTTGGGCGATGGGCTGCGTCCGGGTTCCATTGCAGATGCAAACGACATGGCCCAGTTCTCCGAACTCGATACGCTCGGTGAACTCACCGAAATTGCATGGAAGAAGGGCGTTCAGGTCATCATTGAAGGTCCGGGTCACGTGCCGATGCACAAGATTCGCGAAAACATGGACCGCCAGATTGAAATGTGCCACAACGCACCGTTCTACACGCTTGGCCCTCTCACGACAGATATTGCTCCGGGTTACGACCACATCACGTCTGCTATCGGTGCTGCAATGATAGGCTGGTTCGGTACCGCCATGCTCTGCTACGTGACGCCGAAGGAACACTTGGGCCTCCCGGACAAGAATGACGTGCGTGAAGGCGTGGTGACATACAAGCTCGCCGCCCATGCAGCAGACCTTGCCAAGGGCCACTTTGCCGCTCACTTCCGCGATGACGCGCTTTCGCGCGCCCGTTTCAGCTTCCGCTGGAACGACCAATTCGCGCTTTCGCTCGACCCGGAACGCGCCGTAGAATTCCACGATGAAACGCTCCCGGGCAACAACGCAAAGTCCTCGCACTTCTGCTCGATGTGCGGTCCGAAGTTCTGCTCGATGCGCATTTCTAAAGACATTCAGGAATACGTAAAAACCGGCAAGCTCGACCCGAATAGCGACCCGCTGAAGTAA